Proteins co-encoded in one Streptomyces sp. NBC_01283 genomic window:
- a CDS encoding PP2C family protein-serine/threonine phosphatase, with protein sequence MFRSQAADDGDELLARLGALTARARELAEMQRSRVELAVALQRGMLPHDLPHPPGVRLAVGYMPANHGLNVGGDWYDAFTMPDGRIGLSIGDVQGHNIKAAAFMGQVRVGLRALASVTGDPGELLARTNDLLVSLGEDLFATCTFLRLDPASGVLECARAGHIPHIWATADGRSGVDEGECGPPLGVLEGAEYPVVCHRLTTDGVVVLLTDGVVEGPSLSLDEGLSRVMRLAEITTAAGLGINTLVSGVMRLADTVGHEDDAAVLVVGHDGGALG encoded by the coding sequence ATGTTCCGTTCGCAGGCGGCGGACGACGGTGACGAGCTGCTTGCCAGGCTCGGGGCGCTGACTGCCCGGGCACGGGAGCTCGCGGAGATGCAGCGCTCCCGGGTCGAGCTGGCGGTGGCCCTGCAGCGCGGCATGCTGCCTCACGACCTTCCGCACCCTCCGGGCGTCAGGCTGGCCGTGGGCTACATGCCCGCCAATCACGGGCTCAACGTCGGCGGGGACTGGTACGACGCCTTCACCATGCCGGACGGCCGTATCGGCCTGTCCATCGGAGATGTACAGGGGCACAACATCAAGGCCGCGGCGTTCATGGGGCAGGTCCGTGTCGGCCTGCGTGCGCTGGCCTCCGTCACGGGCGACCCGGGGGAACTGCTCGCTCGTACCAACGATCTCCTGGTCTCCCTGGGCGAGGACCTCTTCGCGACGTGCACCTTTCTCCGGCTCGATCCGGCCAGCGGCGTCCTGGAGTGCGCTCGGGCCGGCCACATCCCCCACATCTGGGCCACGGCCGACGGCCGCTCCGGTGTCGACGAAGGAGAGTGCGGCCCCCCGCTCGGCGTGCTCGAAGGCGCCGAGTATCCCGTGGTGTGCCACCGGCTCACCACGGATGGTGTCGTCGTGCTGCTGACCGACGGCGTGGTGGAGGGACCGTCGCTGAGCCTCGACGAAGGCCTGAGCCGGGTGATGCGGCTCGCCGAGATCACCACCGCTGCCGGGCTTGGCATCAACACTCTCGTAAGCGGTGTCATGCGGTTGGCGGACACGGTGGGGCATGAGGACGACGCCGCCGTCCTCGTCGTCGGCCACGACGGCGGCGCGCTGGGGTGA
- a CDS encoding NAD-dependent epimerase/dehydratase family protein, which produces MQKICVIGGSRYFGKLLVQRLRAAGHQVTVINRGSTPPPAGVEHLVVDRDDEAVLIAALGSRSFDVVVDQVCYTPVQAAIAARAFSGRTRRYVMTSTIEVYDPATAALPALPPGTPVPEETVDPATWLVRTDLPWHNAAYLEAHYAEGKRQAEAVFAQHQVLGHEHQGFDFAAVRSAHVLGGGSQEFTGRLAHYIEHIIHGTQIRVHAEALPTVFIHYEELAELLAWAATATDFTGPLNACSDGPLDARDLSAVIAAQIGREPLYRLIAEGEPASPFSFDRHYAMGNSRAKKLGFAFSHTTDWLPGAVTAALDTSEAPAT; this is translated from the coding sequence ATGCAAAAGATCTGCGTCATCGGCGGAAGCCGCTACTTCGGCAAACTCCTGGTACAGCGTCTGCGTGCGGCGGGCCACCAGGTCACTGTGATCAATCGCGGCTCCACGCCGCCGCCGGCCGGGGTCGAACACCTCGTCGTCGACCGCGATGACGAGGCAGTCCTGATCGCCGCGTTGGGCTCCCGCAGCTTCGACGTGGTCGTCGACCAGGTCTGCTACACCCCGGTGCAGGCCGCGATCGCCGCCCGCGCCTTCAGCGGTCGCACCCGGCGGTACGTCATGACCTCCACGATCGAGGTCTACGATCCGGCAACCGCCGCACTTCCCGCCCTCCCGCCGGGGACACCGGTGCCGGAGGAGACGGTGGACCCGGCCACGTGGCTGGTGCGGACGGACCTGCCCTGGCACAACGCGGCGTACCTGGAAGCGCATTACGCCGAGGGCAAGCGCCAGGCGGAGGCCGTCTTCGCGCAACACCAAGTGCTCGGCCACGAACACCAAGGATTCGACTTCGCCGCCGTACGCAGCGCCCACGTCCTCGGCGGCGGCTCCCAGGAGTTCACCGGCCGACTGGCGCACTACATCGAGCACATCATCCACGGCACGCAGATCCGGGTGCACGCCGAGGCGCTGCCCACGGTCTTCATCCACTACGAGGAGCTGGCGGAGCTGCTGGCATGGGCGGCCACGGCCACCGACTTCACCGGCCCGCTCAACGCCTGCTCCGACGGCCCGCTCGACGCCCGCGACCTGAGCGCTGTGATCGCCGCACAGATCGGCCGGGAGCCCCTATACCGCCTCATCGCCGAGGGGGAGCCGGCTTCGCCGTTCTCCTTCGACCGCCACTACGCCATGGGCAACTCCCGCGCGAAGAAGCTGGGCTTCGCCTTCTCCCACACCACCGACTGGCTCCCCGGCGCCGTCACCGCAGCTCTCGACACCTCCGAAGCCCCCGCCACCTGA
- the gdhA gene encoding NADP-specific glutamate dehydrogenase — translation MTTRSETKTTLAQLLTEIEDRNPAQPEFLQAVHEVLETLAPVIAARPEYAEPGLIERLCEPERQVMFRVPWQDDRGRVHVNRGFRVEFNSALGPYKGGLRFHPSVNLGVIKFLGFEQIFKNALTGLGIGGGKGGSDFQPHGRSDAEVMRFCQSFMTELYRHIGEHTDVPAGDIGVGGREIGYLFGQYRRITNRWESVLTGKGQGWGGSLIRPEATGYGNVLFAAAMLRQRGEDLEGRTAVVSGSGNVAIYTIEKLAALGANAVTCSDSSGYVVDEKGIDLDLLKQIKEVERGRVDTYAERRGASARFVPGGRVWEVPADIALPSATQNELNSDDAATLIGNGVKVVSEGANMPTTPDAVDLFQQAGIAFGPGKAANAGGVAVSALEMAQNHARTSWTADRVEEELTHIMNDIHTTCHETAERYGAPGDYVTGANIAGFERVADAMLAQGVI, via the coding sequence TTGACCACGCGATCCGAGACGAAGACCACGCTCGCGCAGTTGCTCACCGAGATCGAGGACCGCAACCCGGCCCAGCCGGAGTTCCTCCAGGCCGTTCACGAGGTCCTGGAGACGCTGGCGCCGGTCATCGCGGCCCGCCCCGAGTACGCCGAGCCCGGACTGATCGAGCGGCTGTGCGAGCCGGAGCGGCAGGTCATGTTCCGGGTGCCGTGGCAGGACGACCGGGGGCGCGTCCACGTCAACCGCGGTTTCCGGGTGGAGTTCAACAGTGCGCTCGGCCCGTACAAGGGCGGCCTGCGCTTCCACCCCTCGGTCAACCTCGGCGTCATCAAGTTCCTGGGCTTCGAGCAGATCTTCAAGAACGCGCTGACCGGGCTCGGCATCGGCGGCGGCAAGGGCGGCAGCGACTTCCAGCCCCACGGTCGCAGCGACGCGGAGGTCATGCGTTTCTGCCAGTCGTTCATGACGGAGCTGTACCGGCACATCGGTGAGCACACGGACGTGCCCGCGGGTGACATCGGCGTCGGCGGCCGGGAGATCGGCTACCTCTTCGGCCAGTACCGGCGCATCACCAACCGCTGGGAGTCCGTCCTCACCGGCAAGGGCCAGGGCTGGGGCGGCTCGCTGATCCGTCCGGAGGCCACCGGATACGGCAACGTCCTGTTCGCGGCGGCGATGCTGCGCCAGCGCGGCGAGGACCTCGAAGGCCGTACGGCGGTCGTCTCCGGCTCCGGCAACGTCGCCATCTACACCATCGAGAAGCTGGCCGCCCTCGGCGCCAACGCCGTGACCTGCTCGGATTCGTCCGGCTACGTGGTCGACGAGAAGGGCATCGACCTCGACCTGCTCAAGCAGATCAAGGAGGTCGAGCGCGGCCGGGTCGACACGTACGCCGAACGCCGGGGCGCCTCCGCCCGCTTCGTGCCGGGCGGGCGCGTCTGGGAGGTCCCGGCCGACATCGCGCTGCCGTCGGCCACCCAGAACGAACTGAACAGCGACGACGCCGCCACCCTGATCGGCAACGGTGTGAAGGTGGTGTCGGAGGGCGCCAACATGCCGACTACCCCCGATGCGGTGGACCTGTTCCAGCAGGCGGGTATCGCGTTCGGGCCCGGCAAGGCGGCCAACGCGGGCGGCGTCGCGGTCAGTGCCCTGGAGATGGCCCAGAACCACGCGCGTACGTCGTGGACGGCGGACCGGGTCGAGGAAGAACTGACGCACATCATGAACGACATCCACACCACCTGCCACGAGACCGCCGAGCGCTACGGCGCCCCCGGCGACTACGTGACGGGCGCGAACATCGCGGGCTTCGAGCGGGTGGCGGACGCGATGCTGGCCCAGGGCGTCATCTGA
- a CDS encoding DUF3500 domain-containing protein, translating to MDGYRWEAAAAGLRDAVCALLSVLEPEQVRVLRAGPAHLDAPELREWTYLPGSRPGLTTEGLDARQREAVAVVLAAAHSAAGAELARGAIEVERYRRAAAGGTGADRYWVRLSGDPEGDGPWGWRMNGHHLAVHVLITAVGIRVTPHFIGAEPARIADGPQAGRRLLGPEEDLARQLVTDLDDGRRGKAVFAAAPPDDILTRHDPFADPDLLPTGLAHGDMTPDQQQLLERLVRRYLDRAPAAYARECWSDTEAQGLDALTFAWAGGRAPGDRHYYCVRAPDFLIEYDNTQDNGNHAHSVWRHMRHDWGADLLRAHYTEQHR from the coding sequence GTGGACGGGTATCGGTGGGAGGCGGCGGCCGCGGGACTGCGGGACGCGGTGTGTGCGCTGCTGAGCGTGCTGGAGCCGGAGCAGGTACGTGTGCTGCGCGCGGGGCCCGCCCACCTGGACGCACCCGAGCTGCGGGAGTGGACGTATCTGCCGGGCTCACGCCCGGGGCTGACCACTGAAGGCCTCGATGCTCGGCAGCGCGAGGCGGTCGCTGTTGTGCTGGCCGCGGCGCACAGCGCGGCGGGGGCGGAGTTGGCTCGCGGGGCGATCGAAGTGGAGCGGTATCGCCGCGCTGCGGCCGGCGGTACGGGTGCCGACCGCTACTGGGTGCGCTTGTCGGGCGACCCGGAGGGCGACGGGCCGTGGGGCTGGCGGATGAACGGCCATCACCTTGCCGTACACGTACTGATCACGGCGGTGGGCATCCGGGTGACGCCGCACTTCATCGGGGCGGAACCGGCGCGCATCGCGGACGGTCCGCAGGCCGGCCGCCGACTGCTGGGGCCGGAGGAGGATCTGGCGCGGCAACTGGTCACCGATTTGGACGACGGTCGGCGGGGCAAAGCTGTCTTCGCCGCTGCCCCGCCGGACGACATCTTGACCCGCCACGACCCATTCGCCGATCCGGACCTGCTGCCGACAGGCCTGGCCCATGGCGACATGACGCCCGACCAACAGCAGCTGCTCGAGCGCTTGGTGCGCCGCTACCTGGACCGTGCGCCCGCTGCGTACGCGCGGGAGTGCTGGTCCGACACCGAGGCACAGGGGCTGGATGCCCTCACGTTCGCCTGGGCCGGTGGCCGCGCGCCAGGGGACCGGCACTACTACTGCGTTCGCGCCCCGGACTTCCTCATCGAGTACGACAACACCCAGGACAACGGCAATCACGCCCACTCGGTCTGGCGGCACATGCGCCATGACTGGGGCGCCGACCTGCTGCGCGCGCATTACACGGAACAGCACAGGTAG
- a CDS encoding FG-GAP repeat protein, with protein MSYSRRILACAVAAAAAATAGFVFPSGATAAAPSTATSDFNGDGYADLAVGVPDGTVSGQAKAGYVNVVWGGPRGVGAHGSIRVTQATAEVPGSPEAGDRFGASVALVDLNGDGIAELLAGAPGEDVTDRGTDAGMVIAVGGSKDGPGPGSTVLTGPSPSAAYGKSVVAADLTGGANKAIVIGGTDKVVARVIQGEDSMVTTVVTAPMGGRAPVLTTGDFDSDGTAELAVAYWTAGDPNTQSHVRLWKWDPERSEMANFWNTDNAGVSALAVGDFDGDGRDDLALGECREIADENIDDPCGPEKLAKGGGIHIHYGSPQGSPFGRTQTLNQDTAGVPGTAEDGDRFGAALAVADVNHDGRSDLIAGAPGEAIGSKAGAGAAWLLRGGAKGLLDADGAASSVDWNQDTPGVPGVAEAGDAFGTAVATGGYNTGGVPDVTVGSPGENASLGAAWLLPNGSADGSAAFSPRTLGLPYLSTAQKYGNPLNSH; from the coding sequence GACTTCAACGGTGACGGTTACGCGGATCTCGCTGTCGGCGTCCCGGACGGGACCGTCAGCGGCCAGGCCAAGGCGGGGTACGTGAATGTCGTCTGGGGCGGCCCGAGAGGCGTCGGCGCCCACGGGAGCATCCGTGTCACGCAGGCCACTGCCGAGGTTCCCGGCAGCCCGGAGGCGGGTGACCGCTTCGGCGCGTCCGTGGCCCTGGTGGACCTCAACGGCGACGGCATCGCCGAGCTGCTCGCCGGTGCCCCCGGCGAGGATGTCACCGACCGCGGTACGGACGCGGGCATGGTGATCGCCGTAGGCGGCTCGAAGGACGGGCCGGGACCGGGGTCGACGGTCCTCACCGGGCCGTCGCCGTCGGCTGCGTACGGCAAATCGGTGGTGGCGGCCGATCTGACCGGCGGCGCCAACAAAGCGATCGTGATCGGCGGCACGGACAAGGTCGTCGCTCGTGTCATCCAGGGCGAGGACAGCATGGTCACCACCGTCGTCACCGCCCCCATGGGCGGCCGTGCCCCCGTCCTGACCACCGGAGACTTCGACAGCGACGGCACGGCGGAGCTGGCCGTGGCGTACTGGACCGCGGGCGACCCCAACACCCAGTCCCACGTACGCCTGTGGAAGTGGGACCCCGAACGGTCCGAGATGGCCAACTTCTGGAACACGGACAACGCCGGGGTGAGCGCCCTGGCCGTCGGCGACTTCGACGGCGACGGCCGCGACGACCTGGCACTCGGCGAATGCCGTGAGATCGCCGACGAGAACATCGACGACCCGTGCGGCCCCGAGAAGCTCGCCAAGGGGGGCGGCATCCACATCCACTACGGAAGCCCCCAGGGCAGCCCCTTCGGCCGCACCCAGACCCTCAACCAGGACACGGCGGGCGTCCCGGGCACGGCCGAGGACGGCGACCGCTTCGGCGCCGCCCTCGCCGTCGCCGACGTCAACCACGACGGCCGCTCCGACCTGATCGCGGGTGCTCCCGGTGAGGCCATCGGAAGCAAAGCGGGGGCGGGCGCCGCCTGGCTGCTCCGCGGCGGCGCCAAGGGCCTGCTGGATGCCGACGGCGCTGCCTCGTCCGTCGACTGGAACCAGGACACACCCGGTGTCCCCGGCGTCGCCGAGGCGGGCGACGCCTTTGGTACGGCGGTCGCCACGGGCGGCTACAACACCGGCGGCGTACCGGATGTCACGGTCGGATCCCCGGGCGAGAACGCCTCCCTGGGCGCCGCATGGCTCCTCCCCAACGGCTCGGCCGACGGCTCGGCGGCCTTCTCGCCCCGCACACTCGGCCTCCCGTACCTCTCCACGGCTCAGAAGTACGGCAACCCGCTGAACAGCCACTGA
- a CDS encoding VOC family protein has protein sequence MMSIKKFQVTFDCAEPERLARFWCEVLGYVLSPPPEGFATWDDFKRSLPPEQQDAWCACVDPSGEGPRLYFQRVPEGKAAKNRVHLDVRVGTGLRGEERLAALEAERSRLVPLGAVHVQTLYDGNDSCIPMLDIEGNEFCID, from the coding sequence ATGATGTCGATCAAGAAGTTCCAAGTCACCTTCGACTGCGCGGAACCCGAGCGCCTCGCCCGCTTCTGGTGCGAGGTGTTGGGGTACGTCCTGTCGCCGCCACCGGAGGGGTTTGCCACGTGGGACGATTTCAAGCGTTCCCTGCCACCTGAGCAGCAGGACGCGTGGTGTGCCTGCGTGGACCCCTCAGGCGAGGGCCCCCGGCTGTACTTCCAGCGCGTACCGGAAGGAAAGGCCGCCAAGAACCGGGTGCATCTTGACGTGCGGGTCGGCACGGGCCTCAGGGGGGAAGAGCGCCTCGCCGCACTTGAGGCCGAGCGATCACGGCTGGTCCCGCTCGGCGCGGTACACGTGCAAACGCTGTACGACGGCAATGACTCGTGCATCCCGATGCTGGACATCGAGGGCAACGAGTTCTGTATCGACTGA
- a CDS encoding STAS domain-containing protein, whose product MFPNDNSVELSPHERVAVVALRHEIDLQDAHTVTEVFHRARSHSETDATLLDLSMLTFADSTLLGLILQARIDHEQEQRPFVLAGPLHSAVQRLLELTGVTGFLPLADTREEGMRKLRALLDAGAGAELPPSPPGRQTATDPASDPSPPSASASAS is encoded by the coding sequence ATGTTTCCCAACGACAACAGTGTTGAACTCTCCCCGCACGAACGGGTCGCCGTGGTCGCACTGCGCCACGAGATCGACCTCCAGGACGCGCACACCGTCACCGAAGTCTTCCACCGCGCCCGCAGCCACAGCGAGACCGACGCCACCTTGCTCGATCTCTCCATGCTCACCTTCGCGGACAGCACTCTGCTCGGCCTGATCCTGCAGGCGCGCATCGACCACGAGCAGGAACAACGCCCCTTCGTCCTGGCCGGGCCCCTCCACAGCGCCGTCCAACGCCTGCTCGAGCTCACCGGTGTCACCGGCTTCCTGCCCCTGGCGGACACCCGCGAAGAGGGGATGCGGAAACTCCGCGCGCTCCTCGACGCCGGGGCCGGCGCCGAGCTTCCTCCCTCTCCCCCTGGCAGGCAGACGGCTACGGACCCCGCGTCAGATCCGTCGCCACCGTCGGCGTCGGCGTCGGCGTCCTGA
- a CDS encoding DapH/DapD/GlmU-related protein: MNLTFVDDVDIRKGNDVMIAPGVTLTTTGHPVHPSRRADFGRFSEPIVIEDKVWIGANAVVLPGVRIGYGSVISAGSVVSRSIPPMTVTVGAPCRVVRPITDEDLTTRTAEHG; the protein is encoded by the coding sequence GTGAACCTCACGTTCGTCGACGACGTGGACATCCGCAAAGGCAACGACGTCATGATCGCGCCCGGCGTGACACTGACGACGACGGGACATCCGGTGCATCCTTCGCGACGTGCCGACTTCGGACGGTTCTCGGAACCGATCGTGATCGAGGACAAGGTGTGGATCGGTGCCAACGCGGTCGTCCTGCCCGGCGTTCGCATCGGGTACGGGTCGGTCATCAGCGCCGGAAGCGTCGTCAGTCGCAGCATTCCCCCGATGACCGTCACGGTCGGAGCCCCTTGCCGAGTGGTCCGCCCCATCACGGACGAGGACCTCACCACACGTACCGCCGAGCATGGGTAA
- a CDS encoding LysR family transcriptional regulator gives MIDVQRLRVLRTVAEHGSFNRAAAALHLTPSAVSQHIAALERSLGAQIVARSTRGVTLTPAGRIMVGAAESVAAELVHAKQQVDQLGSGLTQLTIATFTSGGRLLLPGALAHLTAAHPDTVVHVREAEPEHSLPLVRQGAVDVALAYHFDGPLPGQLGPSSSLAWTALIEDPLHVVLPDVHPLAGREALDIAELAAEPWVLGCLKTEAYLRRYAERAGFEPDVRSTTTDYFFARSLVAAGLGVSLIPSIAQTPQVAGVRTIPISPPTPVRHIGVATILRRDHPQVMTLVQALRGEVAALDAKTWATQPIQPRSYVRD, from the coding sequence TTGATAGATGTCCAGCGGCTCCGTGTGCTGCGGACCGTGGCCGAACACGGCAGCTTCAACCGGGCGGCAGCGGCCCTCCACCTCACCCCTTCCGCTGTCTCGCAGCACATCGCCGCACTCGAGCGCAGCCTCGGCGCCCAGATCGTCGCGCGCAGCACCCGCGGGGTCACCCTCACCCCGGCCGGGCGGATCATGGTCGGGGCCGCCGAATCGGTCGCCGCGGAGCTCGTGCACGCCAAGCAGCAGGTCGACCAGCTCGGCAGCGGTCTCACCCAGCTCACCATCGCCACCTTCACCAGCGGAGGCAGACTCCTGCTGCCCGGCGCGCTCGCCCACCTCACCGCCGCCCACCCCGACACCGTGGTCCACGTCAGGGAGGCCGAGCCCGAACACAGCCTGCCGCTGGTCCGCCAAGGTGCCGTGGATGTCGCCCTCGCCTACCACTTCGACGGCCCGCTGCCCGGTCAGCTCGGCCCGAGCTCCAGCCTGGCGTGGACGGCACTCATCGAAGACCCCCTGCATGTCGTCCTGCCCGACGTCCACCCCCTGGCCGGCCGCGAGGCGCTCGACATCGCCGAACTGGCCGCCGAGCCATGGGTGCTGGGCTGTCTGAAGACCGAGGCATATCTGCGCCGCTACGCCGAGCGCGCCGGCTTCGAGCCGGACGTGCGCAGCACGACGACCGACTACTTCTTCGCCCGCTCGCTCGTCGCCGCGGGCCTGGGGGTCTCACTGATCCCCTCCATCGCACAGACCCCACAGGTCGCAGGCGTACGCACCATCCCGATCTCTCCGCCAACTCCTGTACGGCACATCGGCGTTGCCACCATCCTGCGCCGCGATCACCCCCAGGTCATGACACTGGTTCAGGCCCTCCGGGGAGAGGTGGCGGCGCTCGACGCCAAGACGTGGGCCACACAGCCGATCCAGCCCCGTTCATATGTACGTGACTGA
- a CDS encoding alpha/beta fold hydrolase, producing MTTFVLVHGAGDVGWYWHLVEAELRARGHDVVAPDLPGDDDSLTLDDYADAVVEAVGDRHDLVVVGQSFGAFTAPLVAARRRVEELILVAGMVPAPGESPDQWWSNTGYAEAVRSQAARDGGLTGSDDPYVGFYHDVPRALAAEAMSRERAHPSSAASAQPWPLDAWPAVPTRFVLCTQDRFFPPGFLRRLALERLGVVPDEIAASHCVALSHPVVLADIVAGAAKS from the coding sequence ATGACTACGTTCGTGTTGGTCCACGGTGCCGGTGACGTCGGCTGGTACTGGCATCTGGTCGAGGCGGAGCTTCGGGCGCGTGGGCACGACGTGGTGGCTCCCGATCTTCCGGGTGACGATGACTCACTGACGCTGGACGACTATGCCGACGCAGTGGTCGAGGCAGTCGGCGACCGCCACGATCTTGTGGTCGTGGGCCAGTCGTTCGGCGCGTTCACCGCGCCCCTGGTCGCGGCCCGCCGTCGGGTCGAGGAGCTGATCCTGGTCGCCGGGATGGTCCCGGCGCCCGGCGAATCACCGGACCAGTGGTGGAGCAACACCGGCTACGCCGAGGCCGTGCGAAGCCAGGCCGCCCGGGACGGCGGGCTCACGGGCAGCGACGATCCTTACGTGGGGTTCTACCACGACGTGCCCCGCGCGCTTGCCGCGGAGGCGATGAGCAGGGAACGGGCTCACCCGTCGTCGGCGGCGTCAGCCCAGCCGTGGCCGCTCGATGCCTGGCCGGCGGTGCCGACCAGGTTCGTGCTGTGCACCCAGGACCGCTTCTTTCCTCCCGGTTTCCTGCGCCGGCTCGCGCTGGAACGTCTTGGAGTGGTCCCGGACGAGATCGCCGCGAGCCACTGCGTCGCGCTCAGCCACCCTGTGGTGCTCGCCGACATCGTGGCCGGTGCAGCCAAGAGCTGA
- a CDS encoding aldo/keto reductase, which translates to MQYRTIGDTPVSAIGLGAMPLSIEHRPDQERAMATLHAALDAGVTLIDTADSYQWHADEVGHNELLIARALARYGGDTSRLLVATKGGRGRPGDGTWTVTATAAHLKRAAEASLKRLGTETIGLYQLHKPDPTVPWSDSVGALRDLLDAGTIRSAGISNVTTDQIREAHAILGDGLVSVQNQYSPAVRDSEPELRLSSQLGLAFLPWSPLGGISRSSLGGPSGRQVADTAFHRIAAERGVSPQQIALAWLLTRSPAVIPVPGASRPVSIQDSAKAADLKLSEEEQTQLDGAALPS; encoded by the coding sequence ATGCAGTACCGCACCATCGGAGACACCCCCGTGAGCGCCATCGGCCTGGGCGCCATGCCACTGTCCATCGAGCACCGCCCGGACCAAGAGCGGGCGATGGCCACCCTCCACGCGGCCCTGGACGCCGGGGTCACGCTCATCGACACCGCTGACAGCTACCAGTGGCACGCCGATGAGGTCGGCCACAACGAACTCCTCATCGCCCGCGCCCTGGCCCGCTACGGCGGCGACACCTCCCGCCTGCTCGTCGCCACCAAGGGCGGACGCGGCCGCCCCGGCGACGGCACCTGGACCGTCACCGCCACTGCCGCCCACCTCAAGCGCGCAGCCGAGGCTTCCCTCAAGCGCCTGGGGACGGAGACCATCGGCCTCTACCAGCTCCACAAGCCGGACCCAACCGTGCCCTGGTCGGATTCCGTCGGCGCGCTACGCGACCTGCTCGACGCCGGCACCATCCGTTCCGCCGGGATCTCCAACGTCACCACGGACCAGATCCGCGAAGCCCACGCGATCCTCGGCGACGGCCTCGTCTCCGTACAGAATCAGTACTCGCCCGCGGTTCGCGACAGTGAACCCGAGCTGCGGCTGAGCTCACAGCTGGGGCTGGCCTTCCTGCCCTGGAGCCCACTGGGCGGCATCTCCCGAAGCTCCCTCGGCGGCCCCTCCGGCCGGCAAGTCGCGGACACCGCCTTCCATCGCATCGCGGCCGAGCGTGGCGTCAGTCCCCAACAGATCGCCCTGGCCTGGCTGTTGACCCGCTCCCCGGCAGTGATCCCCGTACCGGGAGCCAGCCGCCCGGTATCGATCCAGGACTCTGCCAAGGCAGCCGATCTCAAGCTGAGCGAGGAGGAACAGACGCAGTTGGACGGCGCCGCATTGCCCAGCTGA
- a CDS encoding MASE1 domain-containing protein: protein MAAVLVTRRFRLSLEVVLKTLAVAACYYVAGRLGLLGRLTVEGVIVTPIWPPTGLAVAALLVYGMSVWPGIAVGSFLVIASLTTPQLPTLITVAGNTLAPVCAYLMLRRVGFRVGISRLRDGLALVFLGGLGAMLISATAGVGLQVLTGGLAKGEFWSVWLAWWVGDAMGVLLVTPLLLVLVGATGPLRLRRWKEMLFLGLAAVIVVPLAVVSELSLLFLVFPLLIWVALRFQLAGSMLCALFASVMTTRAANTQQGAFLHLSAIEIMTKLQAFNGATALTALLLSAMVAEQRATRRSVQSACRELAEVLEHLAAGETPPELSPRHVADPQADERTKAATDRLRET from the coding sequence ATGGCTGCTGTGTTGGTGACTCGTCGGTTCCGGCTGTCCTTGGAGGTAGTGCTCAAGACACTGGCCGTGGCCGCCTGCTATTACGTGGCCGGGCGTCTGGGCCTGCTGGGCCGGCTCACGGTCGAGGGAGTCATCGTCACACCCATTTGGCCGCCCACCGGCCTCGCCGTCGCCGCACTGCTCGTCTACGGAATGTCGGTCTGGCCCGGTATCGCCGTCGGGTCCTTCCTCGTCATCGCCTCCCTCACCACTCCGCAGCTCCCCACACTCATCACGGTGGCGGGCAACACCCTCGCCCCGGTCTGCGCCTATCTCATGCTGCGGCGGGTCGGTTTCCGGGTCGGCATCTCACGTCTGCGGGACGGTCTCGCCCTGGTCTTCCTCGGCGGGCTCGGCGCCATGCTGATCAGTGCCACGGCGGGGGTCGGGCTGCAGGTGCTGACCGGTGGGCTGGCGAAGGGGGAGTTCTGGTCCGTGTGGCTGGCCTGGTGGGTGGGCGATGCGATGGGCGTCCTGCTCGTCACTCCGCTCCTGCTCGTACTGGTGGGAGCCACGGGGCCCCTGCGGCTGAGGCGCTGGAAGGAGATGCTGTTCCTGGGCCTCGCGGCCGTGATCGTCGTACCTCTGGCCGTGGTCAGCGAATTGAGCCTGCTTTTCCTCGTCTTCCCGCTGCTCATCTGGGTGGCGTTGCGCTTTCAACTGGCCGGGAGCATGTTGTGCGCGCTGTTCGCGTCCGTGATGACCACCCGCGCGGCGAACACGCAGCAGGGCGCCTTCCTCCATCTGTCGGCCATCGAGATCATGACCAAACTCCAGGCGTTCAACGGTGCCACCGCGCTGACGGCGCTCTTGTTGTCCGCCATGGTCGCCGAACAGCGCGCCACCCGACGGTCGGTGCAGAGTGCCTGCCGGGAGCTCGCGGAGGTACTGGAGCACCTGGCCGCGGGGGAGACCCCGCCCGAACTGTCACCCAGGCACGTCGCCGACCCTCAGGCCGACGAGAGGACGAAGGCGGCGACGGACCGCCTCCGGGAGACGTAG